From a single Alkalihalophilus pseudofirmus genomic region:
- a CDS encoding putative polysaccharide biosynthesis protein, which translates to MSKSSLLKGAILLTVATFLSKLLGSVFRIPLQNIAGDEVLGIFSVVYPVYMSILIITVAGIPLAISKLISEARAKGRDDDVYFIYRTATILGMVFGVISFILMFVLAEWIAGFLGGSLMTYSILAVSVTLIFAPYMAVYRGFFQGYEDMVPTAVSQVLEQFVRVLVIIVAAYYLTIQAFAPEVVSAGVMIGSVVGVLASLVYLKVIFARRKPLKTASKMNKETFSHWAKRILIVALPICFGALTMALLNVVDSLTIPRQLSALGNTESEVAHIYGTTFGRGQALVQMAVVFASALILPLIPAITKALATNDKDRASMIVDRGNTITHLTAWPAAMGLAALTVPINYALFGDVLGSDVIFILSVSALFTSFSVLTTGMLQGANREFAAAIIVLVCSAAKFVLNIILVAQYGMIGAAISTLIVYVAITVLNVYILYRTLPFPVVRRSHALYALASVVMGAVLLFAVDYLQVELWTRLNAMLFVAAGVVIGAIIYVVILIGTKAIDDDIASSLPLLSKLNRRK; encoded by the coding sequence ATGAGTAAATCCAGCTTGTTAAAAGGGGCGATTCTGCTTACGGTTGCAACCTTTTTATCGAAACTATTAGGAAGCGTGTTTCGGATTCCTCTGCAAAACATTGCAGGGGATGAAGTGCTTGGTATTTTCAGTGTTGTCTACCCTGTGTATATGTCGATTTTAATTATCACAGTAGCTGGGATTCCGCTTGCGATCTCGAAGCTGATTTCTGAAGCGAGAGCGAAGGGCCGGGATGACGATGTGTATTTCATCTACCGGACGGCGACCATTCTAGGAATGGTATTCGGCGTGATCAGTTTCATCTTAATGTTTGTGCTGGCCGAATGGATCGCAGGCTTCCTAGGCGGGTCGTTGATGACGTATTCAATCCTAGCTGTATCAGTGACGCTCATCTTTGCACCTTATATGGCTGTCTACCGCGGTTTTTTCCAAGGGTATGAGGATATGGTGCCTACTGCTGTTTCTCAAGTATTAGAGCAGTTTGTACGAGTCTTGGTCATTATAGTGGCAGCTTATTACTTAACAATTCAAGCATTTGCACCTGAGGTTGTGTCTGCAGGTGTCATGATTGGATCCGTTGTCGGGGTCCTTGCCTCACTTGTTTATTTAAAAGTGATTTTTGCGCGACGCAAGCCGCTTAAAACGGCGAGCAAGATGAACAAGGAAACATTCTCACATTGGGCTAAACGAATATTGATCGTGGCCTTGCCGATTTGTTTCGGTGCGTTAACGATGGCGTTATTAAATGTCGTTGATTCACTAACAATTCCTAGGCAGTTAAGTGCTCTAGGAAATACTGAATCAGAAGTAGCCCACATTTACGGAACCACTTTTGGACGCGGACAAGCCTTGGTGCAGATGGCTGTCGTCTTTGCGAGTGCCCTGATTTTACCATTGATTCCTGCGATTACAAAAGCGCTTGCGACAAATGATAAAGATAGAGCTTCTATGATTGTTGATCGAGGAAATACGATTACTCATTTAACAGCCTGGCCTGCAGCGATGGGGCTTGCCGCGCTGACTGTCCCGATTAACTATGCGTTATTTGGAGACGTGCTCGGCAGTGATGTTATTTTCATTTTATCCGTAAGTGCATTATTCACTTCATTCTCTGTCTTAACAACGGGGATGCTTCAAGGGGCTAACCGCGAATTTGCCGCTGCAATTATTGTACTTGTGTGTTCTGCTGCTAAATTTGTTCTAAATATTATTTTAGTTGCTCAGTACGGAATGATCGGGGCTGCAATATCAACATTAATCGTGTATGTAGCGATCACTGTGTTAAATGTGTATATCTTATATCGTACTTTGCCATTCCCCGTTGTACGCCGGTCGCATGCGTTATATGCCTTAGCGAGTGTCGTCATGGGGGCAGTGCTGTTATTTGCAGTGGATTATTTACAGGTGGAGCTATGGACTCGTTTGAATGCGATGTTGTTTGTGGCAGCCGGGGTAGTTATAGGTGCCATCATATATGTTGTTATTTTAATTGGAACGAAAGCAATTGACGATGATATCGCATCATCGCTCCCGCTTCTTTCTAAACTGAATAGACGTAAATAA
- a CDS encoding WecB/TagA/CpsF family glycosyltransferase encodes MSERFVEVLGVPFINTTKDQFVARLGEHLNKEDKTFVVTANPEIVLHAYEDKTYREYLDRATYITADGIGVVKAAGMLGHPLPERVTGFDTFMDLLELANEKSYSIYLLGAKDEVLQKTIAEINRQFPNVVIAGSHHGFFDWSETKIEDEIKEKKPDMVFLALGFPRQEKWVAERIDQFDKGLFMGIGGSFDVLAGEVQRAPEFWQKVHLEWFYRLVKQPSRWRRMLALPIFAGKVLREKRRAKK; translated from the coding sequence TTGTCAGAACGATTTGTTGAAGTTCTTGGCGTTCCTTTTATTAACACGACTAAAGATCAATTTGTGGCTCGCCTCGGTGAGCATCTTAATAAGGAAGATAAAACATTTGTCGTAACAGCTAATCCTGAAATTGTGCTTCATGCATATGAAGATAAGACGTACAGGGAGTATCTTGATCGTGCGACCTATATTACAGCAGACGGAATCGGTGTCGTGAAAGCAGCAGGCATGCTAGGTCATCCGCTGCCAGAACGTGTGACGGGCTTTGATACTTTTATGGACCTGCTCGAACTTGCAAATGAGAAATCGTATTCTATCTATTTATTAGGGGCAAAAGATGAAGTCCTGCAAAAGACGATTGCGGAAATTAATCGTCAGTTCCCAAATGTAGTTATTGCGGGTTCTCATCACGGATTCTTTGATTGGTCAGAGACGAAGATTGAAGATGAGATTAAAGAAAAGAAACCGGATATGGTCTTTCTTGCATTAGGATTCCCGCGTCAGGAAAAATGGGTTGCAGAGCGGATTGACCAATTTGATAAGGGACTTTTCATGGGAATTGGCGGAAGCTTTGATGTGCTGGCAGGTGAGGTACAGCGAGCTCCTGAGTTTTGGCAGAAAGTTCACCTTGAATGGTTTTACCGCTTAGTGAAACAGCCTTCAAGGTGGAGACGAATGCTTGCGCTGCCTATCTTTGCAGGCAAAGTGCTGCGTGAGAAGAGAAGGGCGAAAAAATGA
- the secA2 gene encoding accessory Sec system translocase SecA2 — protein sequence MLRSIKKLIGDSQQRKIKSYEKVVAKINELEPHMEKLSDEELRQKTSLFKEQIQNGSSINELKAEAFAVVREASKRVLGLRHYDSQLIGGLALSEGNISEMPTGEGKTLVASLPSYLRALEGKGVHVITVNEYLASRDREIIGPVHEFLGLNVGLNVPMISPEEKKLAYDADITYGVGNEFGFDYLRGNMVYATSQRVQRPYHFAIIDEIDSVLIDEAKTPLIIAAKTQVSPNLYHICAKVARSFKENDDYMYDPLLKAASLTDNGITKIERAFGVDNLYDLEHHTLYHFMIQALRARVMFKLDVDYIVKEGEIQLVDMFTGRIMEGRTFSDGLHQALEAKEGLEITEENKTQASITIQNYFRMYPNLCGMTGTAKTEEREFRIVYGMDVIQVPTNKPRIREDRDDLVFATSDDKYNAVAAEVEERHKTGQPVLIGTTSIIQSETMASYLDDKKIPYELLNAKSVEKEVQLISLAGQKNQVTIATNMAGRGTDIMLGEGVHELGGLYVIGTERHESKRIDNQLRGRSGRQGDPGESQFFISIEDELLLRFGGEMIEAFKEEIKTDGNGLVQNENINKLVDKIQKMSEDHNYSAREYTLKLDDIINEQREVIYKLRNKLLESENNFDTVREMIDTTWKDYVDHYCADELLPEEWNLEELTQRIQLILPTFKGFTQHPEEKKEVQAYITATYEQFMGDVEPLHAQEKIRIQTDRILLSNLDTHWTQHLEEMNRLKEGIGLRSYGQEDPMRIYTREGFELFTMMYKTLQRNSSIQYSKMTTRYLSVTTKED from the coding sequence ATGTTACGCTCAATTAAAAAGCTGATTGGTGACTCTCAGCAGCGAAAAATAAAGTCATATGAAAAAGTGGTAGCGAAGATCAATGAACTCGAGCCACATATGGAAAAGCTGTCAGATGAAGAATTACGTCAAAAAACTTCCCTATTTAAGGAACAAATACAAAACGGTTCATCGATTAATGAATTAAAAGCAGAAGCTTTCGCGGTGGTCCGTGAAGCCTCAAAACGTGTCCTTGGGCTGCGCCATTATGATTCTCAATTAATCGGCGGCCTGGCATTAAGTGAAGGAAATATCTCAGAAATGCCGACAGGAGAAGGTAAAACACTCGTTGCCTCTCTTCCAAGTTACTTACGTGCCCTTGAAGGAAAAGGTGTTCATGTTATCACTGTAAATGAATACCTTGCAAGTCGTGACCGTGAAATTATCGGACCGGTTCATGAGTTCCTTGGCTTAAATGTTGGGTTAAACGTTCCAATGATCTCACCAGAAGAGAAGAAACTGGCTTATGATGCTGATATTACATATGGTGTCGGAAATGAGTTCGGTTTCGACTATTTAAGAGGAAATATGGTCTATGCAACAAGCCAGCGTGTACAGCGCCCTTATCATTTCGCCATTATTGATGAGATTGATTCGGTTTTAATTGATGAAGCAAAGACTCCGCTTATCATTGCTGCGAAAACGCAAGTAAGTCCTAACCTTTATCATATTTGCGCAAAAGTAGCGCGCAGCTTCAAAGAAAATGATGACTATATGTACGACCCTCTTCTTAAAGCCGCAAGCTTAACCGATAACGGGATTACGAAGATTGAACGTGCTTTTGGAGTCGATAATCTATACGACCTTGAGCACCACACGCTTTATCACTTTATGATCCAAGCCTTACGTGCACGGGTAATGTTTAAGCTAGATGTAGACTACATTGTAAAAGAAGGCGAAATTCAGCTCGTTGATATGTTCACAGGCCGTATTATGGAGGGCAGAACATTCAGCGATGGTCTGCACCAGGCTCTTGAAGCCAAAGAAGGCCTTGAAATTACTGAAGAAAACAAAACTCAAGCTTCTATCACGATTCAAAACTACTTCCGTATGTACCCTAACCTTTGCGGGATGACAGGTACAGCTAAAACGGAAGAACGAGAATTTAGAATCGTTTATGGCATGGATGTTATTCAAGTTCCAACCAATAAGCCGCGCATCCGTGAAGACCGCGATGACCTTGTATTTGCGACAAGTGATGATAAATATAACGCAGTTGCAGCTGAAGTGGAAGAACGCCATAAAACAGGACAGCCAGTCTTAATTGGAACAACATCAATTATTCAATCAGAAACAATGGCGAGCTACCTTGATGACAAAAAGATCCCTTATGAACTTCTTAACGCGAAGAGTGTGGAAAAAGAAGTCCAGTTGATCTCTCTTGCTGGTCAAAAAAATCAAGTGACGATTGCAACAAACATGGCAGGACGCGGGACAGATATTATGCTTGGCGAGGGTGTCCATGAGCTAGGCGGGCTGTATGTAATCGGGACTGAGCGTCATGAGAGCAAGCGAATCGATAACCAATTAAGAGGCCGCTCCGGACGACAAGGTGACCCAGGTGAGTCTCAATTCTTCATCTCCATTGAAGACGAACTTTTACTGCGTTTTGGCGGAGAAATGATTGAAGCATTTAAAGAAGAGATTAAAACAGACGGCAACGGATTGGTTCAGAATGAAAACATCAATAAATTAGTTGATAAAATTCAGAAGATGTCTGAAGACCATAACTACTCTGCCCGTGAATATACGTTAAAGCTTGATGACATTATTAATGAACAACGTGAAGTTATTTACAAGCTTCGAAATAAGCTGCTGGAGTCTGAAAATAATTTTGATACGGTACGCGAAATGATCGACACGACTTGGAAGGACTACGTAGATCATTATTGTGCAGACGAACTTCTTCCTGAAGAATGGAATCTTGAGGAATTAACGCAGCGCATTCAATTAATCCTGCCTACGTTTAAAGGATTTACTCAACATCCTGAAGAGAAAAAAGAAGTACAAGCTTATATTACTGCGACATACGAGCAGTTCATGGGTGACGTTGAACCGTTGCATGCTCAGGAAAAAATCCGTATCCAAACCGATCGAATATTACTATCTAACCTAGACACGCACTGGACGCAGCATCTTGAAGAAATGAACCGTTTAAAAGAAGGAATTGGTCTGCGCAGCTACGGTCAAGAAGATCCGATGCGCATCTACACACGTGAAGGATTCGAGCTTTTCACCATGATGTACAAGACCTTACAGCGTAATTCAAGCATCCAGTACTCAAAAATGACTACTCGTTATTTAAGTGTAACCACCAAGGAGGACTAA
- a CDS encoding accessory Sec system S-layer assembly protein, with the protein MLPFFNKNKDNKPQLEGKESAVSTEELLNETSEESADESISTALSIHPAWNLAKEDQYAFQFLNMELEDLKPNQLSLSGISLMQVEEDQFRASAFIRSSLDKAIQLQEVTLVLLDEKDQVLGRKAFDLSEVGEIPARSSRPWHFIFTTKDLFTTDLPASGWKLAFQLNPSARKHSLELADSWKKSLAKESKQKLEEMVENLEPPKKGEVNFMGLQAKKQETGDLHITMLIRNGSEKTINLEQIPLNVEDASGEVVATGGFKLEDFKVSANTSKPWTFIFPKSMVKKDTPDLSKWKAYPPNQK; encoded by the coding sequence ATGCTACCATTTTTCAACAAAAATAAAGACAACAAGCCTCAACTAGAAGGAAAAGAAAGTGCTGTTTCAACAGAAGAATTATTAAATGAAACAAGCGAAGAATCTGCTGATGAATCAATCTCAACTGCTTTATCGATTCATCCAGCTTGGAACTTAGCGAAAGAAGATCAATATGCGTTTCAATTCCTTAACATGGAGCTTGAAGACTTAAAGCCGAATCAATTATCTCTATCCGGCATCAGCTTAATGCAAGTGGAAGAAGATCAATTCCGTGCTTCTGCTTTTATTAGAAGCAGTCTTGACAAAGCGATTCAGCTGCAAGAAGTAACTCTCGTTCTTCTAGATGAAAAGGATCAAGTATTAGGACGTAAGGCGTTTGATTTAAGTGAAGTAGGAGAAATCCCTGCAAGAAGCAGCCGCCCTTGGCATTTTATCTTCACAACTAAGGATTTATTTACTACTGACCTACCGGCTTCTGGCTGGAAGCTTGCGTTCCAACTTAATCCATCAGCACGCAAGCATTCACTAGAGCTAGCAGACTCATGGAAAAAATCTTTAGCGAAAGAAAGCAAACAGAAGCTAGAAGAAATGGTTGAAAACCTAGAGCCTCCTAAAAAAGGTGAGGTTAATTTCATGGGACTTCAAGCAAAGAAACAAGAAACAGGCGACTTGCATATTACTATGCTTATCCGTAACGGCAGTGAAAAAACAATTAACCTTGAGCAGATTCCTTTAAATGTAGAAGATGCATCAGGTGAAGTTGTTGCGACCGGCGGATTTAAGCTAGAGGACTTTAAGGTGAGCGCTAATACTAGTAAGCCTTGGACCTTCATTTTCCCTAAATCAATGGTCAAAAAAGATACACCAGACCTTAGTAAGTGGAAAGCCTATCCACCAAATCAGAAATAA
- a CDS encoding N-acetylmuramoyl-L-alanine amidase: MTKRSLVFLLMFILVSVFSPLDAVDASSKEGTVTATSLNVRAEPSTQATRIGSLTQGQTVQIQRTVGTWYEIRYGSQNGYVSNQYISIKSSTPSTPPSNQQVKIYVNGELLDLPISNPPRVDNHLLVPFRVIGDALGIDVKWRGATRQVWGEDQGTEILFTIDQTNTIVNNRNVSVSPAPRIFEHSTVIPLRFFSETFGADVKWNQQAQEVRITRETQSAGSTSAYSGTVARADTLNVRSGPDTSHASLGRLTSGQTVEVHSFDDRWAKITFNGRDAYVHSYYLDLYQNGVQKRLLGQPKVTRVSDVTTLSWPKIGGVVNTSHQQNGTLRTITTNAAEMPIVASSVNGMSQISAVNQSAGKGMSFRVADGYQASISHTTAELIVTVSPVRQGGSLSGKKIVIDPGHGGSDPGAVGNGLQEKEIALDVAQRAEKLLLAAGAHVIMTRDTDVYPTLSDRVKVANDANADLFISIHANSATATSANGTETYWDATYASAGSEKLAHAIHGHLIDKLGTRDRGVKTAGFQVIKQARMPSVLLELAFISNSQDAAKLKTNSFRQGSAEAILEGVVDYYK, from the coding sequence ATGACTAAACGCAGTCTAGTCTTTTTACTTATGTTTATTCTCGTTTCCGTATTCAGCCCTCTTGACGCAGTGGATGCTTCTTCAAAAGAAGGCACTGTTACAGCAACCTCTCTAAATGTAAGGGCCGAGCCTTCTACTCAAGCCACAAGAATTGGTTCCCTCACTCAAGGGCAGACAGTACAAATCCAACGTACAGTGGGAACGTGGTATGAAATTCGTTATGGCAGTCAAAACGGCTATGTTAGTAATCAATACATATCAATCAAATCATCAACGCCCTCTACGCCGCCTTCTAATCAGCAAGTGAAGATTTATGTTAATGGTGAATTGCTCGACCTGCCGATTTCAAATCCTCCAAGAGTGGATAATCATCTTCTCGTCCCATTCCGAGTGATAGGTGATGCGCTTGGAATAGACGTCAAATGGCGCGGGGCGACAAGACAGGTTTGGGGTGAGGATCAGGGAACTGAAATTCTCTTTACAATTGATCAAACTAATACGATAGTAAATAACCGCAATGTTTCGGTTTCTCCTGCACCGCGTATATTTGAACATAGTACTGTTATCCCCCTTCGCTTCTTCTCTGAAACATTTGGAGCTGATGTAAAATGGAATCAGCAAGCTCAAGAAGTGAGAATTACAAGAGAGACACAAAGTGCCGGTTCAACTAGTGCTTATAGTGGAACGGTTGCACGAGCTGATACCTTAAATGTGCGCTCGGGACCTGATACTAGTCATGCTTCCTTAGGGCGTTTAACAAGCGGACAAACAGTAGAGGTTCATAGCTTTGATGACCGTTGGGCTAAAATCACGTTTAATGGAAGAGATGCTTATGTTCATTCCTACTATTTAGATCTGTATCAAAATGGAGTTCAAAAGCGTCTGTTAGGTCAACCTAAGGTTACTAGAGTGAGCGATGTAACAACTTTATCATGGCCGAAAATCGGCGGTGTCGTCAATACATCGCATCAACAAAACGGAACGCTGCGAACGATTACAACCAATGCTGCTGAGATGCCGATCGTAGCATCGTCCGTCAACGGAATGAGCCAAATTTCGGCTGTTAATCAATCAGCCGGAAAAGGAATGTCATTCAGGGTAGCAGATGGCTATCAAGCATCCATCTCTCATACGACAGCTGAACTGATTGTCACAGTTAGTCCTGTTCGTCAAGGTGGTTCATTGTCAGGAAAGAAGATTGTCATTGATCCTGGCCATGGCGGCAGTGACCCCGGTGCAGTAGGAAATGGATTGCAAGAAAAAGAAATAGCTCTAGATGTCGCACAGCGCGCAGAGAAGCTTTTGCTTGCTGCTGGTGCCCACGTGATCATGACGAGGGATACAGATGTGTACCCGACCTTATCTGACCGCGTGAAGGTTGCAAATGATGCGAATGCGGATTTGTTTATTAGTATCCATGCCAATTCCGCTACAGCCACATCGGCAAATGGGACAGAAACGTACTGGGATGCGACCTATGCCTCAGCCGGAAGCGAGAAGCTTGCTCACGCGATTCATGGCCATCTCATTGATAAATTAGGAACACGTGACCGCGGTGTGAAGACAGCTGGGTTCCAAGTGATTAAGCAAGCTAGAATGCCGAGCGTCTTGCTAGAACTTGCGTTTATCTCAAACTCACAAGATGCAGCCAAGCTGAAAACAAATTCATTCCGTCAAGGATCAGCTGAAGCGATTTTAGAAGGTGTTGTAGATTATTATAAGTAA
- a CDS encoding S-layer homology domain-containing protein yields the protein MKKVITMLVMLLVFSTAAFGYAPMSSANNDDITGHVLEGEMRKAVELGILGGYGPGRYGPNDKVTRAQFATFLTRALKLPAAQSTFSDVPSTYPLAAGIGSAAGANIVAGYPGNTFKPEQNITREQMAAMISRALEYKGMKVAPQALTFTDSAQIHPNFVDAVSKNTYLGIIAGMPTSDQRFRFAPKDDATRAQAAAFIVRMLQVLETGDSLNDLYKTGTIVNGQVRMDSQAYLTYQQAANAGKDLVYQGQTLLKMKNGLVVANPPARQEIVRIMDETKSRQLTYVVKGTELQYINADENWVHVRYADGEGYIRQSEAWLIPTELQKGRAQYTVTNGVLHYRGFDHLKGEYEWARPYSDAPAFMQNGQVYYSLNGYDFFNASGQKVGTAYQYFNFLPLRTKTNYTAEDLNRYIASVNQTVNGKNVAKDSPLLNLGHVFIEAQEKYGINALYLYGKAIHESQYGLSVIAEQRKNLFGYGAYDSDPLGNAKPFNSFEESIHHVANSMNNRYLTPGGDQYRGAVLGLKGHGMNVNYASDPLWGQKIASHMYRADNFLGKKDYGYYTIAKTTTAGLNVRSDASTSSAAQFQFPQAGHYVAYVPGRNQAGATWYQIFSDHKDHQYGYVHGSYLEPINIMKR from the coding sequence ATGAAGAAGGTAATTACGATGCTTGTCATGCTGCTCGTTTTCTCCACAGCAGCATTCGGCTATGCTCCTATGAGTTCTGCCAATAATGATGATATCACGGGGCATGTCCTTGAAGGGGAAATGAGAAAAGCGGTTGAGTTAGGTATTTTAGGTGGGTATGGTCCAGGACGTTACGGGCCTAATGATAAAGTGACTCGTGCACAGTTTGCGACATTCTTAACTCGTGCATTAAAGCTTCCGGCTGCACAATCTACATTTAGTGATGTACCTTCTACCTATCCGCTTGCTGCTGGTATCGGAAGTGCAGCTGGAGCTAATATTGTAGCAGGTTATCCAGGGAACACGTTTAAACCAGAACAAAACATTACACGCGAACAAATGGCGGCCATGATCAGCCGCGCATTGGAGTACAAAGGGATGAAAGTGGCACCTCAAGCCTTAACATTTACAGACAGTGCTCAAATCCATCCAAATTTTGTCGACGCCGTCTCAAAAAACACGTATTTAGGCATTATTGCTGGTATGCCGACAAGTGATCAGCGCTTCCGGTTTGCTCCAAAAGACGATGCAACCCGTGCACAAGCTGCAGCATTTATTGTACGTATGCTTCAAGTCTTAGAAACAGGCGATAGTTTAAATGACTTATATAAAACAGGAACAATTGTCAATGGGCAAGTAAGAATGGATTCACAAGCTTATCTTACGTACCAGCAAGCAGCGAACGCCGGTAAAGACTTAGTTTATCAAGGACAAACTCTTTTGAAGATGAAAAATGGGTTAGTGGTTGCGAATCCGCCTGCACGACAAGAGATTGTTAGAATCATGGATGAAACTAAGTCGAGGCAGCTAACCTATGTTGTTAAAGGGACAGAACTTCAATATATTAATGCAGATGAAAATTGGGTGCACGTCCGCTATGCTGACGGGGAAGGGTATATTCGTCAATCTGAGGCTTGGCTGATTCCAACTGAACTTCAAAAAGGCCGCGCTCAATATACGGTAACGAACGGAGTTCTTCATTACAGAGGATTTGATCATCTAAAAGGAGAATATGAATGGGCACGTCCATATTCAGATGCTCCTGCCTTTATGCAAAATGGACAAGTGTATTACAGTTTAAACGGATATGATTTCTTTAACGCGTCAGGGCAAAAAGTTGGCACTGCATATCAATACTTTAACTTCCTGCCGCTTCGTACGAAGACTAATTATACGGCAGAAGATTTGAACCGCTACATTGCGTCCGTTAACCAAACGGTAAACGGTAAAAATGTAGCGAAAGACAGCCCGCTTCTAAATCTTGGGCACGTCTTTATTGAAGCTCAAGAAAAGTACGGAATCAATGCCCTATACCTATATGGAAAAGCGATTCACGAAAGTCAGTATGGATTAAGTGTGATTGCCGAGCAACGTAAAAATCTATTCGGTTACGGAGCCTATGATAGTGATCCGCTCGGAAATGCGAAGCCATTTAATAGTTTTGAAGAATCCATTCACCATGTCGCAAACTCAATGAACAACCGCTACTTAACTCCAGGCGGGGATCAGTACCGCGGTGCTGTGCTTGGTTTGAAAGGGCATGGTATGAACGTGAATTATGCCTCTGATCCACTTTGGGGTCAGAAAATTGCTAGTCATATGTACCGCGCTGATAACTTTTTAGGCAAGAAAGATTATGGCTACTATACAATTGCGAAAACAACGACAGCTGGCTTAAATGTTCGCTCTGATGCATCAACTAGTTCAGCCGCGCAATTCCAATTTCCGCAAGCGGGCCATTATGTTGCTTACGTACCTGGCAGAAATCAAGCGGGGGCAACTTGGTATCAGATCTTCTCAGATCATAAAGATCACCAGTATGGCTACGTACACGGAAGTTATCTTGAACCAATTAACATTATGAAACGCTAA